A DNA window from Macadamia integrifolia cultivar HAES 741 chromosome 4, SCU_Mint_v3, whole genome shotgun sequence contains the following coding sequences:
- the LOC122077444 gene encoding phosphate transporter PHO1 homolog 3-like isoform X3, protein MKFGKEFISQMVPEWQEAYMDYNNLKILLKEIIRFRQRTKPLVSTPSGLKRKPTLYRAFSGLIQRNIKSPNSGAGGDMEDQVVLVRAMQSDQGSSSSDHHQVKYRTNFLMSAEEGGEYELLYFRRLDDELNKVNKFYREKVEEVLKEANQLTKQMDALIAFRIKAENPNIDVESFDHKGEMRRLASEVAASTAASRASTPSDVKGESGYMNVIEEFLLNNGGNLDDSSADIDVIELESTKSSIREEKPDSIKGTKPTPLQILNHVKLNNTLETPCSTVKGILKIPMNRELNLQGLKKVEGQLKQTFIEFYQKLRLLKSYSFLNLLAFSKIMKKYDKTTSRSAARAYLKMVDDSYLGSSDEVTRLMERVEATFIKHFSNSNRRKGIKILRPKSKKEKHRVTFSIGFFTGCATALLVALILIIHARHILNKKGSSQYMETMFPLYSLFGFVVLHMVMYGINIYLWRRYQVNHPFIFGIKQGTELGYREVFLLSSGLAVLAFSSVLANLNMEMDLRTKEYKSITELVPLGLFCLVLVITFCPFDIIYRSSRFFLLRSAFHCISAPLYKVTLPDFFLADQLTSQVQAIRSLEFYICYYGWGDYIHRRNTCKNFHVYQTFFYIVSVFPYWSRFLQCLRQLYEEKDPMQGYNGLKYFSTILAIVMRTAYSMSNGPHWQVLAAITSAIAAILSTYWDLVIDWGLLQRKSKNRWLRDKLLISHKSVYFGAMILNVLLRFAWLQTVLNFQVSFLHREALISIVASLEIIRRGIWNFFRLENEHLNNVGKFRAFRSVPLPFNCDEDEDKDE, encoded by the exons ATGAAGTTCGGGAAGGAATTTATATCCCAAATGGTACCAGAATGGCAAGAGGCCTACATGGACTACAACAATCTCAAGATTCTCCTCAAAGAGATCATTCGCTTCAGGCAAAGAACTAAGCCTCTGGTCTCCACCCCAAGCGGCCTCAAGCGGAAGCCAACCTTGTATAGAGCTTTCAGTGGCCTAATCCAGAGGAACATCAAGAGCCCCAACAGCGGCGCCGGTGGAGACATGGAAGATCAAGTGGTACTGGTAAGAGCCATGCAGAGTGATCAGGGTTCATCATCATCTGATCATCATCAAGTCAAGTACCGGACAAACTTTCTCATGTCAGCCGAGGAAGGTGGAGAGTACGAGCTGTTGTATTTCAGGAGACTAGACGATGAGCTCAACAAGGTTAACAAGTTCTATAGGGAAAAGGTTGAGGAGGTCCTTAAGGAGGCCAACCAGTTGACTAAGCAAATGGATGCTTTGATTGCGTTTCGGATTAAGGCTGAGAATCCCAACATCGACGTCGAGAGCTTCGATCATAAAGGCGAGATGCGTCGCCTTGCTTCTGAGGTTGCTGCCTCCACTGCCGCATCGAGGGCTTCTACTCCCTCCG ATGTAAAAGGGGAGTCAGGATACATGAATGTAATAGAAGAATTTTTACTAAACAACGGAGGGAATTTGGATGACTCAAGTGCAGACATAGATGTCATTGAGCTCGAAAGTACCAAATCTAGCATTCGTGAAGAGAAGCCAGACAGCATCAAGGGCACCAAACCAACCCCTTTACAAATCCTTAACCATGTGAAGCTCAACAACACACTTGAGACTCCCTGCTCCACCGTTAAAGGCATTCTCAAGATCCCAATGAACAGAGAGCTTAACCTTCAGGGCCTGAAGAAAGTTGAAGGACAACTGAAGCAGACATTCATCGAATTTTATCAGAAGCTTCGACTTCTTAAGAGCTACAG CTTTTTGAATCTGTTGGCATTCTCAAAGATAATGAAGAAATATGACAAG ACCACTTCAAGGAGTGCAGCCAGGGCTTACCTGAAAATGGTTGATGACTCCTATCTTGGCAGCTCCGATGAG GTCACTAGGCTTATGGAGAGAGTGGAAGCTACCTTTATCAAGCACTTCTCAAACTCAAACCGCCGTAAGGGTATAAAAATCTTGAGAccaaaatcaaagaaagaaaagcatAGAGTAACATTTTCCATAG GCTTCTTTACTGGTTGTGCTACAGCTTTACTAGTGGCCCTTATTTTGATTATACATGCAAGACATATCCTGAACAAGAAAGGGAGTTCCCAATACATGGAAACCATGTTTCCACTCTACAG CTTGTTTGGATTTGTTGTCCTACACATGGTCATGTATGGTATTAATATATACCTTTGGAGGCGCTACCAAGTCAATCATCCCTTCATATTTGGAATCAAACAAGGAACTGAATTGGGGTACCGAGAAGTCTTCCTCCTCAGCTCAGGGCTTGCAGTACTTGCATTTTCCAGTGTGCTTGCAAACCTTAACATGGAGATGGATCTGAGAACAAAAGAGTACAAGTCAATCACTGAACTAGTCCCTCTGGGATTATTTTGT CTAGTACTTGTCATAACATTTTGCCCATTTGACATTATATACCGTTCAAGTCGCTTCTTCCTACTCCGATCTGCTTTCCACTGTATCAGTGCCCCTCTCTACAAG GTTACTCTCCCGGATTTTTTCCTAGCAGACCAGCTAACTAGCCAG GTCCAAGCCATTAGAAGTCTGGAGTTTTACATCTGCTATTATGGTTGGGGAGACTACATACACAGAAGAAACACCTGCAAAAATTTTCATGTCTACCAAACTTTCTTTTACATAGTTTCTGTATTTCCTTATTGGTCCCGCTTCCTTCAG TGCCTCCGACAGTTGTATGAAGAGAAAGACCCAATGCAAGGATACAACGGATTGAAATACTTCTCGACCATTTTGGCTATTGTTATGAGGACAGCTTACAGTATGAGTAATGGACCACATTGGCAGGTGTTAGCTGCGATTACATCAGCCATTGCAGCAATTCTGAGCACCTATTGGGACCTTGTTATTGACTGGGGGCTTCTACAACGTAAATCGAAGAACCGATGGTTGAGAGACAAGCTTCTTATCTCTCACAAAAGCGTATATTTCGGAGCCATG ATCTTGAATGTTCTACTCAGATTTGCCTGGCTTCAAACTGTTCTGAACTTTCAAGTATCTTTCCTACATAGAGAAGCCTTGATATCAATAGTTGCAAGCCTAGAGATTATTCGCCGTGGCATTTGGAATTTCTTCAG GTTGGAGAATGAACACCTGAACAATGTTGGGAAATTTCGTGCCTTCAGATCAGTACCTCTCCCATTTAATTGTGATGAGGATGAAGATAAAGATGAATAA
- the LOC122077444 gene encoding phosphate transporter PHO1 homolog 3-like isoform X2 has product MKFGKEFISQMVPEWQEAYMDYNNLKILLKEIIRFRQRTKPLVSTPSGLKRKPTLYRAFSGLIQRNIKSPNSGAGGDMEDQVVLVRAMQSDQGSSSSDHHQVKYRTNFLMSAEEGGEYELLYFRRLDDELNKVNKFYREKVEEVLKEANQLTKQMDALIAFRIKAENPNIDVESFDHKGEMRRLASEVAASTAASRASTPSGAKTPGSTRYMNVIEEFLLNNGGNLDDSSADIDVIELESTKSSIREEKPDSIKGTKPTPLQILNHVKLNNTLETPCSTVKGILKIPMNRELNLQGLKKVEGQLKQTFIEFYQKLRLLKSYSFLNLLAFSKIMKKYDKTTSRSAARAYLKMVDDSYLGSSDEVTRLMERVEATFIKHFSNSNRRKGIKILRPKSKKEKHRVTFSIGFFTGCATALLVALILIIHARHILNKKGSSQYMETMFPLYSLFGFVVLHMVMYGINIYLWRRYQVNHPFIFGIKQGTELGYREVFLLSSGLAVLAFSSVLANLNMEMDLRTKEYKSITELVPLGLFCLVLVITFCPFDIIYRSSRFFLLRSAFHCISAPLYKVTLPDFFLADQLTSQVQAIRSLEFYICYYGWGDYIHRRNTCKNFHVYQTFFYIVSVFPYWSRFLQCLRQLYEEKDPMQGYNGLKYFSTILAIVMRTAYSMSNGPHWQVLAAITSAIAAILSTYWDLVIDWGLLQRKSKNRWLRDKLLISHKSVYFGAMILNVLLRFAWLQTVLNFQVSFLHREALISIVASLEIIRRGIWNFFRLENEHLNNVGKFRAFRSVPLPFNCDEDEDKDE; this is encoded by the exons ATGAAGTTCGGGAAGGAATTTATATCCCAAATGGTACCAGAATGGCAAGAGGCCTACATGGACTACAACAATCTCAAGATTCTCCTCAAAGAGATCATTCGCTTCAGGCAAAGAACTAAGCCTCTGGTCTCCACCCCAAGCGGCCTCAAGCGGAAGCCAACCTTGTATAGAGCTTTCAGTGGCCTAATCCAGAGGAACATCAAGAGCCCCAACAGCGGCGCCGGTGGAGACATGGAAGATCAAGTGGTACTGGTAAGAGCCATGCAGAGTGATCAGGGTTCATCATCATCTGATCATCATCAAGTCAAGTACCGGACAAACTTTCTCATGTCAGCCGAGGAAGGTGGAGAGTACGAGCTGTTGTATTTCAGGAGACTAGACGATGAGCTCAACAAGGTTAACAAGTTCTATAGGGAAAAGGTTGAGGAGGTCCTTAAGGAGGCCAACCAGTTGACTAAGCAAATGGATGCTTTGATTGCGTTTCGGATTAAGGCTGAGAATCCCAACATCGACGTCGAGAGCTTCGATCATAAAGGCGAGATGCGTCGCCTTGCTTCTGAGGTTGCTGCCTCCACTGCCGCATCGAGGGCTTCTACTCCCTCCGGTGCTAAGACTCCTGGATCCACCA GATACATGAATGTAATAGAAGAATTTTTACTAAACAACGGAGGGAATTTGGATGACTCAAGTGCAGACATAGATGTCATTGAGCTCGAAAGTACCAAATCTAGCATTCGTGAAGAGAAGCCAGACAGCATCAAGGGCACCAAACCAACCCCTTTACAAATCCTTAACCATGTGAAGCTCAACAACACACTTGAGACTCCCTGCTCCACCGTTAAAGGCATTCTCAAGATCCCAATGAACAGAGAGCTTAACCTTCAGGGCCTGAAGAAAGTTGAAGGACAACTGAAGCAGACATTCATCGAATTTTATCAGAAGCTTCGACTTCTTAAGAGCTACAG CTTTTTGAATCTGTTGGCATTCTCAAAGATAATGAAGAAATATGACAAG ACCACTTCAAGGAGTGCAGCCAGGGCTTACCTGAAAATGGTTGATGACTCCTATCTTGGCAGCTCCGATGAG GTCACTAGGCTTATGGAGAGAGTGGAAGCTACCTTTATCAAGCACTTCTCAAACTCAAACCGCCGTAAGGGTATAAAAATCTTGAGAccaaaatcaaagaaagaaaagcatAGAGTAACATTTTCCATAG GCTTCTTTACTGGTTGTGCTACAGCTTTACTAGTGGCCCTTATTTTGATTATACATGCAAGACATATCCTGAACAAGAAAGGGAGTTCCCAATACATGGAAACCATGTTTCCACTCTACAG CTTGTTTGGATTTGTTGTCCTACACATGGTCATGTATGGTATTAATATATACCTTTGGAGGCGCTACCAAGTCAATCATCCCTTCATATTTGGAATCAAACAAGGAACTGAATTGGGGTACCGAGAAGTCTTCCTCCTCAGCTCAGGGCTTGCAGTACTTGCATTTTCCAGTGTGCTTGCAAACCTTAACATGGAGATGGATCTGAGAACAAAAGAGTACAAGTCAATCACTGAACTAGTCCCTCTGGGATTATTTTGT CTAGTACTTGTCATAACATTTTGCCCATTTGACATTATATACCGTTCAAGTCGCTTCTTCCTACTCCGATCTGCTTTCCACTGTATCAGTGCCCCTCTCTACAAG GTTACTCTCCCGGATTTTTTCCTAGCAGACCAGCTAACTAGCCAG GTCCAAGCCATTAGAAGTCTGGAGTTTTACATCTGCTATTATGGTTGGGGAGACTACATACACAGAAGAAACACCTGCAAAAATTTTCATGTCTACCAAACTTTCTTTTACATAGTTTCTGTATTTCCTTATTGGTCCCGCTTCCTTCAG TGCCTCCGACAGTTGTATGAAGAGAAAGACCCAATGCAAGGATACAACGGATTGAAATACTTCTCGACCATTTTGGCTATTGTTATGAGGACAGCTTACAGTATGAGTAATGGACCACATTGGCAGGTGTTAGCTGCGATTACATCAGCCATTGCAGCAATTCTGAGCACCTATTGGGACCTTGTTATTGACTGGGGGCTTCTACAACGTAAATCGAAGAACCGATGGTTGAGAGACAAGCTTCTTATCTCTCACAAAAGCGTATATTTCGGAGCCATG ATCTTGAATGTTCTACTCAGATTTGCCTGGCTTCAAACTGTTCTGAACTTTCAAGTATCTTTCCTACATAGAGAAGCCTTGATATCAATAGTTGCAAGCCTAGAGATTATTCGCCGTGGCATTTGGAATTTCTTCAG GTTGGAGAATGAACACCTGAACAATGTTGGGAAATTTCGTGCCTTCAGATCAGTACCTCTCCCATTTAATTGTGATGAGGATGAAGATAAAGATGAATAA
- the LOC122077444 gene encoding phosphate transporter PHO1 homolog 3-like isoform X1, translating into MKFGKEFISQMVPEWQEAYMDYNNLKILLKEIIRFRQRTKPLVSTPSGLKRKPTLYRAFSGLIQRNIKSPNSGAGGDMEDQVVLVRAMQSDQGSSSSDHHQVKYRTNFLMSAEEGGEYELLYFRRLDDELNKVNKFYREKVEEVLKEANQLTKQMDALIAFRIKAENPNIDVESFDHKGEMRRLASEVAASTAASRASTPSGAKTPGSTRESGYMNVIEEFLLNNGGNLDDSSADIDVIELESTKSSIREEKPDSIKGTKPTPLQILNHVKLNNTLETPCSTVKGILKIPMNRELNLQGLKKVEGQLKQTFIEFYQKLRLLKSYSFLNLLAFSKIMKKYDKTTSRSAARAYLKMVDDSYLGSSDEVTRLMERVEATFIKHFSNSNRRKGIKILRPKSKKEKHRVTFSIGFFTGCATALLVALILIIHARHILNKKGSSQYMETMFPLYSLFGFVVLHMVMYGINIYLWRRYQVNHPFIFGIKQGTELGYREVFLLSSGLAVLAFSSVLANLNMEMDLRTKEYKSITELVPLGLFCLVLVITFCPFDIIYRSSRFFLLRSAFHCISAPLYKVTLPDFFLADQLTSQVQAIRSLEFYICYYGWGDYIHRRNTCKNFHVYQTFFYIVSVFPYWSRFLQCLRQLYEEKDPMQGYNGLKYFSTILAIVMRTAYSMSNGPHWQVLAAITSAIAAILSTYWDLVIDWGLLQRKSKNRWLRDKLLISHKSVYFGAMILNVLLRFAWLQTVLNFQVSFLHREALISIVASLEIIRRGIWNFFRLENEHLNNVGKFRAFRSVPLPFNCDEDEDKDE; encoded by the exons ATGAAGTTCGGGAAGGAATTTATATCCCAAATGGTACCAGAATGGCAAGAGGCCTACATGGACTACAACAATCTCAAGATTCTCCTCAAAGAGATCATTCGCTTCAGGCAAAGAACTAAGCCTCTGGTCTCCACCCCAAGCGGCCTCAAGCGGAAGCCAACCTTGTATAGAGCTTTCAGTGGCCTAATCCAGAGGAACATCAAGAGCCCCAACAGCGGCGCCGGTGGAGACATGGAAGATCAAGTGGTACTGGTAAGAGCCATGCAGAGTGATCAGGGTTCATCATCATCTGATCATCATCAAGTCAAGTACCGGACAAACTTTCTCATGTCAGCCGAGGAAGGTGGAGAGTACGAGCTGTTGTATTTCAGGAGACTAGACGATGAGCTCAACAAGGTTAACAAGTTCTATAGGGAAAAGGTTGAGGAGGTCCTTAAGGAGGCCAACCAGTTGACTAAGCAAATGGATGCTTTGATTGCGTTTCGGATTAAGGCTGAGAATCCCAACATCGACGTCGAGAGCTTCGATCATAAAGGCGAGATGCGTCGCCTTGCTTCTGAGGTTGCTGCCTCCACTGCCGCATCGAGGGCTTCTACTCCCTCCGGTGCTAAGACTCCTGGATCCACCA GGGAGTCAGGATACATGAATGTAATAGAAGAATTTTTACTAAACAACGGAGGGAATTTGGATGACTCAAGTGCAGACATAGATGTCATTGAGCTCGAAAGTACCAAATCTAGCATTCGTGAAGAGAAGCCAGACAGCATCAAGGGCACCAAACCAACCCCTTTACAAATCCTTAACCATGTGAAGCTCAACAACACACTTGAGACTCCCTGCTCCACCGTTAAAGGCATTCTCAAGATCCCAATGAACAGAGAGCTTAACCTTCAGGGCCTGAAGAAAGTTGAAGGACAACTGAAGCAGACATTCATCGAATTTTATCAGAAGCTTCGACTTCTTAAGAGCTACAG CTTTTTGAATCTGTTGGCATTCTCAAAGATAATGAAGAAATATGACAAG ACCACTTCAAGGAGTGCAGCCAGGGCTTACCTGAAAATGGTTGATGACTCCTATCTTGGCAGCTCCGATGAG GTCACTAGGCTTATGGAGAGAGTGGAAGCTACCTTTATCAAGCACTTCTCAAACTCAAACCGCCGTAAGGGTATAAAAATCTTGAGAccaaaatcaaagaaagaaaagcatAGAGTAACATTTTCCATAG GCTTCTTTACTGGTTGTGCTACAGCTTTACTAGTGGCCCTTATTTTGATTATACATGCAAGACATATCCTGAACAAGAAAGGGAGTTCCCAATACATGGAAACCATGTTTCCACTCTACAG CTTGTTTGGATTTGTTGTCCTACACATGGTCATGTATGGTATTAATATATACCTTTGGAGGCGCTACCAAGTCAATCATCCCTTCATATTTGGAATCAAACAAGGAACTGAATTGGGGTACCGAGAAGTCTTCCTCCTCAGCTCAGGGCTTGCAGTACTTGCATTTTCCAGTGTGCTTGCAAACCTTAACATGGAGATGGATCTGAGAACAAAAGAGTACAAGTCAATCACTGAACTAGTCCCTCTGGGATTATTTTGT CTAGTACTTGTCATAACATTTTGCCCATTTGACATTATATACCGTTCAAGTCGCTTCTTCCTACTCCGATCTGCTTTCCACTGTATCAGTGCCCCTCTCTACAAG GTTACTCTCCCGGATTTTTTCCTAGCAGACCAGCTAACTAGCCAG GTCCAAGCCATTAGAAGTCTGGAGTTTTACATCTGCTATTATGGTTGGGGAGACTACATACACAGAAGAAACACCTGCAAAAATTTTCATGTCTACCAAACTTTCTTTTACATAGTTTCTGTATTTCCTTATTGGTCCCGCTTCCTTCAG TGCCTCCGACAGTTGTATGAAGAGAAAGACCCAATGCAAGGATACAACGGATTGAAATACTTCTCGACCATTTTGGCTATTGTTATGAGGACAGCTTACAGTATGAGTAATGGACCACATTGGCAGGTGTTAGCTGCGATTACATCAGCCATTGCAGCAATTCTGAGCACCTATTGGGACCTTGTTATTGACTGGGGGCTTCTACAACGTAAATCGAAGAACCGATGGTTGAGAGACAAGCTTCTTATCTCTCACAAAAGCGTATATTTCGGAGCCATG ATCTTGAATGTTCTACTCAGATTTGCCTGGCTTCAAACTGTTCTGAACTTTCAAGTATCTTTCCTACATAGAGAAGCCTTGATATCAATAGTTGCAAGCCTAGAGATTATTCGCCGTGGCATTTGGAATTTCTTCAG GTTGGAGAATGAACACCTGAACAATGTTGGGAAATTTCGTGCCTTCAGATCAGTACCTCTCCCATTTAATTGTGATGAGGATGAAGATAAAGATGAATAA
- the LOC122077444 gene encoding phosphate transporter PHO1 homolog 3-like isoform X4 — translation MKFGKEFISQMVPEWQEAYMDYNNLKILLKEIIRFRQRTKPLVSTPSGLKRKPTLYRAFSGLIQRNIKSPNSGAGGDMEDQVVLVRAMQSDQGSSSSDHHQVKYRTNFLMSAEEGGEYELLYFRRLDDELNKVNKFYREKVEEVLKEANQLTKQMDALIAFRIKAENPNIDVESFDHKGEMRRLASEVAASTAASRASTPSGAKTPGSTRRGVRLPFLDILREGYSYHKNKYDADIDVIELESTKSSIREEKPDSIKGTKPTPLQILNHVKLNNTLETPCSTVKGILKIPMNRELNLQGLKKVEGQLKQTFIEFYQKLRLLKSYSFLNLLAFSKIMKKYDKTTSRSAARAYLKMVDDSYLGSSDEVTRLMERVEATFIKHFSNSNRRKGIKILRPKSKKEKHRVTFSIGFFTGCATALLVALILIIHARHILNKKGSSQYMETMFPLYSLFGFVVLHMVMYGINIYLWRRYQVNHPFIFGIKQGTELGYREVFLLSSGLAVLAFSSVLANLNMEMDLRTKEYKSITELVPLGLFCLVLVITFCPFDIIYRSSRFFLLRSAFHCISAPLYKVTLPDFFLADQLTSQVQAIRSLEFYICYYGWGDYIHRRNTCKNFHVYQTFFYIVSVFPYWSRFLQCLRQLYEEKDPMQGYNGLKYFSTILAIVMRTAYSMSNGPHWQVLAAITSAIAAILSTYWDLVIDWGLLQRKSKNRWLRDKLLISHKSVYFGAMILNVLLRFAWLQTVLNFQVSFLHREALISIVASLEIIRRGIWNFFRLENEHLNNVGKFRAFRSVPLPFNCDEDEDKDE, via the exons ATGAAGTTCGGGAAGGAATTTATATCCCAAATGGTACCAGAATGGCAAGAGGCCTACATGGACTACAACAATCTCAAGATTCTCCTCAAAGAGATCATTCGCTTCAGGCAAAGAACTAAGCCTCTGGTCTCCACCCCAAGCGGCCTCAAGCGGAAGCCAACCTTGTATAGAGCTTTCAGTGGCCTAATCCAGAGGAACATCAAGAGCCCCAACAGCGGCGCCGGTGGAGACATGGAAGATCAAGTGGTACTGGTAAGAGCCATGCAGAGTGATCAGGGTTCATCATCATCTGATCATCATCAAGTCAAGTACCGGACAAACTTTCTCATGTCAGCCGAGGAAGGTGGAGAGTACGAGCTGTTGTATTTCAGGAGACTAGACGATGAGCTCAACAAGGTTAACAAGTTCTATAGGGAAAAGGTTGAGGAGGTCCTTAAGGAGGCCAACCAGTTGACTAAGCAAATGGATGCTTTGATTGCGTTTCGGATTAAGGCTGAGAATCCCAACATCGACGTCGAGAGCTTCGATCATAAAGGCGAGATGCGTCGCCTTGCTTCTGAGGTTGCTGCCTCCACTGCCGCATCGAGGGCTTCTACTCCCTCCGGTGCTAAGACTCCTGGATCCACCA GGAGAGGGGTTCGGTTGccttttttag ATATTTTGAGGGAAGGATATTCTTATCATAAAAACAAGTATGA TGCAGACATAGATGTCATTGAGCTCGAAAGTACCAAATCTAGCATTCGTGAAGAGAAGCCAGACAGCATCAAGGGCACCAAACCAACCCCTTTACAAATCCTTAACCATGTGAAGCTCAACAACACACTTGAGACTCCCTGCTCCACCGTTAAAGGCATTCTCAAGATCCCAATGAACAGAGAGCTTAACCTTCAGGGCCTGAAGAAAGTTGAAGGACAACTGAAGCAGACATTCATCGAATTTTATCAGAAGCTTCGACTTCTTAAGAGCTACAG CTTTTTGAATCTGTTGGCATTCTCAAAGATAATGAAGAAATATGACAAG ACCACTTCAAGGAGTGCAGCCAGGGCTTACCTGAAAATGGTTGATGACTCCTATCTTGGCAGCTCCGATGAG GTCACTAGGCTTATGGAGAGAGTGGAAGCTACCTTTATCAAGCACTTCTCAAACTCAAACCGCCGTAAGGGTATAAAAATCTTGAGAccaaaatcaaagaaagaaaagcatAGAGTAACATTTTCCATAG GCTTCTTTACTGGTTGTGCTACAGCTTTACTAGTGGCCCTTATTTTGATTATACATGCAAGACATATCCTGAACAAGAAAGGGAGTTCCCAATACATGGAAACCATGTTTCCACTCTACAG CTTGTTTGGATTTGTTGTCCTACACATGGTCATGTATGGTATTAATATATACCTTTGGAGGCGCTACCAAGTCAATCATCCCTTCATATTTGGAATCAAACAAGGAACTGAATTGGGGTACCGAGAAGTCTTCCTCCTCAGCTCAGGGCTTGCAGTACTTGCATTTTCCAGTGTGCTTGCAAACCTTAACATGGAGATGGATCTGAGAACAAAAGAGTACAAGTCAATCACTGAACTAGTCCCTCTGGGATTATTTTGT CTAGTACTTGTCATAACATTTTGCCCATTTGACATTATATACCGTTCAAGTCGCTTCTTCCTACTCCGATCTGCTTTCCACTGTATCAGTGCCCCTCTCTACAAG GTTACTCTCCCGGATTTTTTCCTAGCAGACCAGCTAACTAGCCAG GTCCAAGCCATTAGAAGTCTGGAGTTTTACATCTGCTATTATGGTTGGGGAGACTACATACACAGAAGAAACACCTGCAAAAATTTTCATGTCTACCAAACTTTCTTTTACATAGTTTCTGTATTTCCTTATTGGTCCCGCTTCCTTCAG TGCCTCCGACAGTTGTATGAAGAGAAAGACCCAATGCAAGGATACAACGGATTGAAATACTTCTCGACCATTTTGGCTATTGTTATGAGGACAGCTTACAGTATGAGTAATGGACCACATTGGCAGGTGTTAGCTGCGATTACATCAGCCATTGCAGCAATTCTGAGCACCTATTGGGACCTTGTTATTGACTGGGGGCTTCTACAACGTAAATCGAAGAACCGATGGTTGAGAGACAAGCTTCTTATCTCTCACAAAAGCGTATATTTCGGAGCCATG ATCTTGAATGTTCTACTCAGATTTGCCTGGCTTCAAACTGTTCTGAACTTTCAAGTATCTTTCCTACATAGAGAAGCCTTGATATCAATAGTTGCAAGCCTAGAGATTATTCGCCGTGGCATTTGGAATTTCTTCAG GTTGGAGAATGAACACCTGAACAATGTTGGGAAATTTCGTGCCTTCAGATCAGTACCTCTCCCATTTAATTGTGATGAGGATGAAGATAAAGATGAATAA